In Vibrio celticus, one genomic interval encodes:
- the glnK gene encoding P-II family nitrogen regulator, whose product MKLINAIVKPFKLDDVREALSDVGIEGMTVSEVKGFGRQKGHTELYRGAEYQVDFLPKVKLEIATQAENVDRVVEAISQAAHTGKIGDGKIFVYDLSQAVRIRTGEMDAEAL is encoded by the coding sequence ATGAAATTAATAAATGCCATTGTTAAGCCATTCAAATTAGATGATGTACGCGAAGCGCTCTCTGATGTGGGTATTGAAGGTATGACTGTTTCTGAAGTGAAAGGCTTTGGTCGTCAGAAGGGACACACTGAATTGTATCGTGGTGCAGAGTACCAAGTGGATTTCCTACCAAAGGTGAAGCTAGAGATTGCTACCCAAGCTGAGAATGTTGACCGAGTTGTTGAAGCGATTAGCCAAGCGGCACACACCGGAAAAATCGGCGATGGCAAAATTTTTGTGTATGACCTAAGCCAAGCCGTACGAATTCGTACTGGTGAAATGGATGCTGAAGCACTTTAA
- a CDS encoding ammonium transporter, whose amino-acid sequence MELTTTVTELRYALDTFFFLISGALVMWMAAGFAMLEAGLVRSKNTTEILTKNICLYAIACTAFLVVGYNIMYVDNGEGGWLPSFGTLIGTQGEGADHSLESDFFFQVVFVATAMSVVSGAVAERMKLWSFLIFSVVLTAFIYPVEGYWTWGGGFLSEAGFSDFAGSGIVHMAGAAAALAGVLLLGARKGKYGKNGEIYPIPGSNMPLATLGTFILWFGWFGFNGGSQLMVSDFENATAVGQIFLNTNAAAAAGAIAALLVCKTTWGKADLTMILNGALAGLVAITADPLSPSPLFAVAIGSVSGALVVFSIIALDKAKIDDPVGAISVHGVCGFFGLMAVPLSNADATFGAQLMGAAVIFAWVFGASLAVWAVLKATIGIRVTEDEELEGMDMHDCGVGAYPEFVSVK is encoded by the coding sequence ATGGAACTTACAACAACAGTAACGGAACTACGTTACGCACTAGACACTTTTTTCTTCCTCATTTCAGGTGCGTTGGTAATGTGGATGGCAGCAGGCTTCGCGATGCTTGAAGCTGGCCTAGTTCGTTCAAAGAACACCACAGAAATTTTAACTAAGAACATCTGCTTGTACGCGATTGCTTGTACAGCGTTCTTAGTGGTTGGTTACAACATTATGTATGTCGACAACGGCGAAGGCGGTTGGTTGCCATCATTCGGTACTCTGATTGGAACTCAAGGTGAAGGCGCAGACCACTCTCTAGAATCAGACTTCTTCTTCCAGGTAGTATTCGTTGCAACTGCAATGTCTGTGGTATCTGGTGCAGTTGCTGAGCGTATGAAACTTTGGTCGTTCCTTATCTTCTCGGTAGTACTAACAGCATTCATTTACCCAGTTGAAGGTTACTGGACTTGGGGCGGTGGTTTCCTATCAGAAGCGGGTTTCAGTGACTTTGCAGGTTCGGGTATCGTACATATGGCCGGTGCAGCAGCTGCATTAGCAGGTGTTCTACTACTTGGTGCTCGTAAAGGTAAATACGGTAAGAACGGTGAAATCTACCCGATTCCTGGTTCAAACATGCCGCTTGCAACACTAGGTACATTTATTCTTTGGTTTGGTTGGTTCGGTTTCAACGGTGGTTCTCAATTGATGGTTTCAGATTTCGAGAACGCGACAGCAGTTGGTCAAATCTTCCTTAACACTAACGCAGCAGCGGCAGCTGGCGCAATCGCAGCACTACTAGTATGTAAAACGACTTGGGGTAAAGCAGACCTAACAATGATTCTTAACGGCGCGTTAGCTGGCCTAGTAGCAATCACTGCGGACCCTCTATCACCATCACCTCTATTTGCTGTAGCGATTGGTTCGGTATCTGGTGCATTGGTTGTATTCAGCATCATCGCTCTAGATAAAGCTAAGATTGATGATCCAGTAGGTGCTATCTCTGTACACGGTGTATGTGGTTTCTTCGGTCTAATGGCTGTGCCACTAAGCAATGCTGATGCAACGTTTGGTGCTCAGCTAATGGGTGCAGCGGTCATCTTTGCATGGGTATTCGGTGCTAGCCTAGCAGTATGGGCAGTGCTTAAAGCAACAATCGGTATCCGAGTAACGGAAGATGAAGAACTTGAAGGTATGGACATGCACGATTGTGGTGTCGGCGCTTACCCTGAGTTTGTATCAGTAAAATAA
- a CDS encoding Fe(3+) ABC transporter substrate-binding protein, which yields MKKLLTLSALACGVIAPTAMAAEEVNVYSYRQPFLVEPMFKEFTKETGIKVNVKFAKKGLAEKLAQEGEYSPADVVLTVDISRLSELTKQGLVQSVESDVLEKNIPAQYQDTDNEWFALTTRTRSVYSSRDRVGRLGEEFTYEDLTKPEFKGKICTRSGKHPYNVSLVSSMIAHKGEAETKEWLEGVKANLARKPQGNDRAQVKAIKEGLCDVALGNSYYLGKMVNDKEQKAWADSVYINFPNQETTGTHVNISGMAMAKYSPNEENAVKLMEFLSGNTAQSMYAEVNYEYPVKADVKPSELVASWGEFKADTVSLDEIANHHAAAIKLLDEVKFDL from the coding sequence ATGAAGAAACTGCTAACACTTTCAGCTCTAGCGTGTGGTGTAATTGCCCCGACAGCAATGGCTGCGGAAGAAGTAAACGTATACTCTTACCGTCAACCTTTCCTTGTTGAGCCAATGTTCAAAGAGTTCACAAAAGAGACTGGTATTAAAGTAAACGTTAAGTTTGCTAAAAAAGGTTTAGCAGAGAAGTTAGCTCAAGAGGGTGAATACAGCCCAGCTGACGTTGTCTTAACTGTAGATATCAGCCGTCTATCTGAATTAACTAAACAAGGTCTAGTTCAATCTGTAGAGAGCGATGTACTTGAAAAGAACATCCCTGCTCAATACCAAGATACAGATAATGAGTGGTTCGCTCTAACAACTCGTACACGTAGCGTTTATTCTTCACGTGACCGTGTTGGTCGTCTAGGTGAAGAGTTCACTTACGAAGATCTAACTAAGCCTGAATTTAAAGGCAAAATCTGTACTCGTAGCGGTAAGCACCCATACAATGTTTCTCTAGTATCTTCGATGATCGCTCACAAAGGTGAAGCTGAAACGAAAGAATGGCTAGAAGGCGTAAAAGCAAACCTAGCACGTAAGCCTCAAGGTAACGACCGCGCGCAAGTTAAAGCGATTAAAGAAGGTCTATGTGATGTTGCTCTTGGTAACAGCTACTACCTAGGTAAGATGGTTAATGATAAAGAGCAAAAAGCTTGGGCTGACTCTGTTTACATTAACTTCCCTAACCAAGAGACTACAGGTACTCACGTAAACATCTCTGGTATGGCAATGGCTAAATACTCTCCAAATGAAGAGAATGCCGTTAAGCTAATGGAATTCCTATCTGGTAACACAGCACAAAGCATGTACGCAGAAGTGAACTACGAATACCCAGTGAAAGCAGACGTTAAACCTTCTGAGCTTGTTGCTTCATGGGGTGAGTTCAAAGCGGATACTGTTTCTCTAGATGAAATTGCAAACCACCACGCGGCTGCAATCAAGCTATTGGACGAAGTTAAGTTCGATCTATAA
- a CDS encoding ABC transporter permease, with amino-acid sequence MKEKNYLWNTSSGIIAVLLVLPILAIFTTAVGETDELFSHLMSTVMPTYAYNTVVLVIGTMFLSLVFGIPSAWVMAMCRVPGERVLQWALVLPLAMPGYIVGYIFTDWFDFAGPVQVLLRDLTGWGPGEYWFPDIRTLSGAIIVLSLVLYPYVYLLCRAAFMEQNVSLLQSARLLKCSPWESFRRISLPLVRPSMAVGLSLVAMETIGDFGTVSYFAVNTLTTAVYDTWLGYSSLTAAAKISAIMLVIVILLLSSERYSRRKQKLFQNQFSSREDFRYDLSGWKKWLALFWCWGLVCVAFLFPLGQLIIYAYKYFAQSWTPEFREYAINSLYVSVAAAIIGVIIAMIVNFNQRVSPSKKNQAYMRLASMGYAVPGTVLAIGVMVPVLFMDHLVNDIAKVMEWGRPGLIFSGSMFALIFAMVVRFSAVAIGSIESSLSKVSPSLDMASKTMGCNTNQMLRRVHLPLIKRGALIAGLLVFIESMKELNAALLLRPFNFETLATYVYNYASDEHLELAAMPAVLLVLVGLIPLIIVNRSLEQKN; translated from the coding sequence ATGAAAGAAAAGAATTATTTATGGAACACCAGTAGCGGCATTATTGCTGTATTACTGGTCTTACCGATCTTAGCGATTTTTACGACGGCTGTTGGAGAAACAGATGAGCTATTTTCTCATCTGATGTCCACAGTGATGCCGACCTATGCCTACAATACGGTGGTTTTAGTCATAGGAACCATGTTCCTGTCTTTAGTTTTTGGTATTCCGTCGGCTTGGGTTATGGCAATGTGCCGTGTTCCGGGAGAGCGTGTTTTGCAGTGGGCACTCGTCCTGCCATTAGCAATGCCAGGCTATATCGTTGGCTATATCTTTACTGATTGGTTCGACTTTGCTGGCCCTGTTCAGGTTCTACTGCGAGATCTTACTGGGTGGGGACCCGGTGAGTATTGGTTCCCGGATATTAGAACCTTATCTGGCGCTATTATTGTTCTATCTCTCGTTCTCTATCCTTATGTTTATTTGCTGTGCCGCGCGGCATTTATGGAGCAAAACGTCTCCTTATTGCAATCCGCTCGTTTGTTAAAATGCTCACCTTGGGAAAGCTTCCGTCGTATCTCCTTACCACTTGTTCGTCCATCAATGGCGGTCGGTTTATCGCTTGTTGCTATGGAAACCATCGGTGACTTTGGTACCGTGAGTTACTTTGCAGTAAATACTTTAACGACTGCGGTTTATGATACTTGGCTAGGCTACTCAAGCTTAACGGCAGCAGCGAAAATATCGGCAATTATGCTGGTTATCGTGATCCTACTGTTGAGCTCAGAGCGATACAGTCGCCGTAAGCAGAAGCTATTCCAGAATCAGTTCAGCAGCCGCGAAGATTTTCGTTACGACCTTTCTGGTTGGAAAAAATGGCTGGCACTATTCTGGTGCTGGGGATTAGTTTGCGTTGCGTTCTTATTCCCTCTTGGCCAGCTCATAATTTACGCCTACAAATATTTTGCTCAAAGCTGGACCCCTGAATTCAGAGAGTATGCCATCAATAGCCTTTACGTTTCGGTAGCTGCTGCGATTATTGGCGTGATTATCGCGATGATTGTTAACTTTAACCAACGCGTTAGTCCGAGTAAGAAAAATCAGGCTTATATGCGCCTAGCTTCGATGGGCTATGCCGTCCCAGGCACCGTGTTAGCGATTGGGGTGATGGTACCTGTTTTGTTCATGGATCACTTGGTCAATGACATTGCGAAAGTGATGGAGTGGGGGCGACCCGGTTTGATCTTCTCTGGTTCGATGTTCGCGCTAATCTTTGCCATGGTGGTGCGCTTTTCGGCAGTGGCAATTGGCAGTATTGAAAGTAGCTTGAGTAAAGTATCTCCTTCATTGGATATGGCTTCGAAAACTATGGGTTGCAATACCAATCAGATGTTACGCCGTGTTCATTTACCTTTGATTAAACGTGGCGCATTGATCGCTGGTTTACTGGTGTTTATCGAATCAATGAAAGAGTTGAATGCGGCATTGCTGCTGCGTCCTTTCAACTTCGAGACATTGGCGACTTATGTTTATAACTATGCCTCAGATGAGCACCTAGAATTGGCGGCGATGCCTGCTGTATTATTGGTGTTGGTGGGTTTAATTCCTCTGATCATCGTAAACCGTTCCTTGGAGCAGAAAAACTAA
- a CDS encoding ABC transporter ATP-binding protein: MSCALSIKDLTCKYESQTILEALSLEVEHGEIVCLLGASGCGKTTLLKAIAGLLPLSSGVMSLNCQTIDDGENWLPPEQRNIGMIFQDYALFPHLTVNQNVGFGLKDLSEQQKKDKVQEMLELVHLDEYGDRYPHQLSGGQQQRVAIARSLAYKPDLLLLDEPFSNIDTQVRHELISQIRKIFKKQGVTAIFVTHSREEAFAFADKMAVMNDGVIEQYGSASELYFHPSSKFVADFLGGGSYLNAQRISELEFETSLGVVEAKPQTEIEFGSACELLLRPQHIQASYEQDSAISVLEQQFMGDHCRYVIEAHGQKLLATSSEALEVGMPVNVKVDTKGVLAF, encoded by the coding sequence ATGAGTTGTGCATTATCAATTAAAGATCTGACTTGTAAGTATGAGTCGCAAACCATTTTGGAAGCGCTCTCGTTAGAAGTTGAGCATGGTGAAATTGTTTGTCTTCTTGGTGCGAGTGGCTGCGGTAAAACGACCTTACTGAAGGCGATTGCGGGCTTACTTCCATTAAGTAGCGGTGTGATGAGTTTGAACTGTCAAACCATTGATGATGGCGAGAATTGGTTGCCACCAGAGCAGCGTAACATTGGTATGATTTTCCAAGATTACGCCCTGTTTCCGCACCTGACGGTAAACCAGAATGTCGGCTTTGGCTTGAAAGACCTTTCTGAGCAGCAAAAGAAAGACAAGGTTCAAGAGATGCTGGAGCTGGTTCACTTAGATGAGTACGGTGACCGTTACCCACACCAACTTTCAGGTGGCCAACAACAGCGTGTCGCTATTGCTCGCTCTTTGGCGTACAAGCCAGACTTATTATTATTGGATGAACCATTCTCAAATATCGATACTCAGGTTCGTCATGAGCTGATTTCTCAGATTCGTAAGATCTTTAAGAAGCAGGGTGTCACAGCTATCTTTGTAACTCACAGCCGTGAAGAAGCGTTCGCGTTTGCAGATAAGATGGCAGTAATGAACGACGGTGTGATTGAGCAGTATGGTTCGGCCTCTGAGTTATATTTCCATCCTTCGAGTAAGTTCGTTGCAGACTTTTTGGGTGGCGGTAGCTACCTTAATGCACAGCGTATTTCAGAGCTGGAGTTTGAAACCAGCTTGGGTGTGGTTGAAGCTAAACCACAAACGGAGATTGAATTCGGCAGTGCGTGTGAGCTTCTTTTAAGACCACAGCATATTCAAGCTAGTTATGAACAAGACAGTGCTATTTCAGTGCTAGAACAGCAATTTATGGGCGATCACTGTCGTTATGTAATCGAAGCGCATGGTCAGAAGTTATTAGCAACCTCATCAGAAGCACTTGAAGTGGGTATGCCGGTCAACGTAAAAGTGGATACCAAAGGCGTATTGGCTTTTTAA
- a CDS encoding phosphoglucomutase/phosphomannomutase family protein, translated as MIKFGTGGWRAFIGEEFTRENVRLVAQALSNIINNEDAAKNGFVIGYDRRFLSDKAACWFAEVLAANNIKVSFIDKFVPTPIVMFQAKEMGCTYSACITASHNPADYNGIKVFIEGGRDADEIITEKIEQQIATLTNEDVIRVDFEQALNDKEIEIINPMNDFVDSIIDFIDIDSIKKANLRVLIDPMFGVAKNALQTVLINGRCDVDVINDGKNPDFGGLMPSPNAATLYRLKHLVAAEGYDIGIGTDGDADRLGIIDEKGHFIHPNEVLLLLYYYLLEYKGWKGSVVRNIATTHLLDKVAADHGEKSFEVPVGFKHISSQMEADDSLIGGESSGGLTIRGHIKGKDGVFASSLLVEMISVTGKKLSELLDEIYSKYGYAYTAEGDCKFKPSEKEALYTKIYVEKQLPEFEYEIEKVSYEDGAKVYFKNGGWVIARFSGTEPLLRIFAEMEDKDTAERVLQKVKDFLSL; from the coding sequence ATGATTAAATTTGGTACTGGCGGCTGGCGCGCGTTTATTGGTGAAGAGTTCACTAGAGAAAACGTCCGCTTAGTGGCACAAGCACTCTCTAACATCATCAATAATGAAGATGCAGCGAAAAACGGCTTCGTTATCGGCTATGACCGCCGCTTCCTTTCAGATAAAGCCGCGTGCTGGTTTGCTGAAGTATTGGCAGCCAACAACATCAAAGTGAGCTTTATCGACAAGTTCGTTCCGACTCCTATCGTGATGTTCCAAGCGAAAGAGATGGGATGCACCTACTCGGCGTGTATTACCGCCTCTCACAACCCCGCTGATTACAATGGCATCAAGGTGTTCATTGAAGGTGGCCGTGATGCCGATGAGATCATCACCGAGAAGATCGAACAGCAAATCGCAACACTAACCAACGAAGACGTTATCCGAGTCGATTTCGAACAAGCATTAAACGACAAAGAAATCGAAATCATCAACCCGATGAACGACTTTGTCGATTCAATCATCGACTTCATCGATATCGATTCGATCAAGAAAGCTAATCTACGAGTGCTGATTGATCCAATGTTTGGCGTGGCAAAAAATGCTCTGCAAACTGTGCTGATTAACGGTCGCTGTGATGTCGACGTCATCAACGATGGCAAAAACCCAGATTTTGGTGGCTTAATGCCGTCGCCAAACGCTGCAACGCTCTATCGCTTGAAGCACTTAGTTGCAGCAGAAGGCTATGACATTGGTATTGGTACTGATGGCGATGCTGACCGTTTGGGTATCATCGATGAGAAGGGTCACTTCATTCACCCTAACGAAGTACTGCTGCTGCTTTACTACTACTTGCTGGAATACAAAGGCTGGAAGGGCTCTGTTGTTCGAAACATCGCAACCACACACCTGCTAGATAAAGTCGCAGCGGATCATGGCGAAAAGAGCTTTGAGGTTCCTGTAGGCTTTAAGCATATCAGCTCGCAAATGGAGGCCGATGACTCACTGATTGGTGGCGAAAGCTCAGGCGGTTTAACCATTCGTGGTCACATCAAAGGTAAAGATGGTGTCTTCGCGTCAAGCCTACTGGTTGAGATGATCAGCGTAACAGGTAAGAAATTGTCTGAGCTGCTTGATGAAATCTACTCTAAATATGGCTATGCCTACACCGCTGAAGGCGATTGTAAGTTTAAGCCTTCGGAGAAGGAAGCTCTCTACACTAAGATCTACGTAGAGAAACAACTGCCTGAATTTGAATACGAAATTGAAAAAGTCAGCTATGAAGATGGTGCTAAGGTGTACTTCAAGAATGGCGGCTGGGTGATTGCTCGTTTCTCAGGAACAGAGCCGTTACTACGAATCTTCGCAGAAATGGAAGATAAAGACACTGCAGAACGTGTTCTTCAAAAAGTGAAAGACTTCCTCTCTCTATAG